In candidate division WOR-3 bacterium, the sequence GCATCCTGCGGGCAACCAACATCCTTTTTGCCGGTGCAACCGTGGTTGTTTGTGGTTACGGGTGGTGTGGTCGGGGGTTTGCAATGAGGGCGCGTGGTATGGGTGCTGAGGTTATTGTGACCGAGGTCAATCCGGTGCGGGCGTTGGAGGCAAGGATGGACGGGCACCGGGTAATGCGGCTCAGGGACGCTGCGCCTATTGGTGATGTGTTTGTGACCCTGACCGGGAATATCAATGTTATTGACAAAGAGCATATCTTGCGGATGAAGGACGGGGCAATCATCTGTAATTCCGGGCATTTTGATGTTGAGATTAACAAAAGGGCGCTGGAGGCAATTGCCAAGAGACATAGGCAACTGCGGAAAAACTGCGTGGAGTATCAACTGATTAACGGGAGGCGGGTTATTCTTCTGGCTGAGGGTCGGCTTGTTAATCTCGCGGCAGCAGAGGGGCATCCGGCAATGGTGATGGATTTGTCATTTGCCAATCAGGCGCTAGCCGCCGAGTTTATCCTTGAAAACAGGGGCAAACTTGAGAACAGGGTTTACAAACTGCCCGATGAGATTGACCAGGAGATTGCCCGGTTGAAACTGACAACGATGGGCATAAGGATTGACCGGCTGACAAAGGAGCAGAAACGCTACATCTCCTCCTGGCAGGAGGGGACCTAAGTTATATCAAATTACGAGCGGCTGTCTTAAGCATAGCGCTCGCAATTGCGTAAGTTAGTTTATTTCTAATTTCACCCAGGGGGTGACCCCCGGGGTCGATTGTGTTTGGGTGTATAAATTGGGATTAAATGCAGTTTTGTTGACAAAGGTGCAAGTAAAGGGATAATTTTGATTGATAACGATGAAATACCTTCCCCTTTACCTTTGCTTCTGCTTTTTTGCCGGTTGTCATTTTGGTTATGGACCACCGTTAATAAAAGAGATAAGGGTCAGTAATAAGGCTGTGGCAAGAGACAGCATCTGGTTCAAATGTGTGATGGCAGAGCCAGGTGCAGGGGGCTTGAGTTTCTATTGGTTCTGTTCAAAAGGTAGATTTGCCGATAATGAGAGGGATAGTGTGAAGTGGTATGCCCCAGAGTCATCAGGTTCGGTATTTGTCAAGGTAAAGGTAAAGGATGCGCGCGGTGATAGCGCCGTTGATTCGCTTGGTGTGGAAATCAAGCCCCGCACAGTAAATTTTATCAACTGGGAGGGTGCGGTAAAGGCGGGCAGGTGCCTCTTTTTCTCTGATTCTGCCTGGTCTGGTTACCGATTGAGCGGGGAATCAAGTGCCGATACCGGCAATATTTTTCTGATTTTCCTTGACAGTGATAATTTTGAGAGATGGCTAAGGGGAGAGGAGCATCGGTTCCGGATTAAGCAACCGGCGTACAGA encodes:
- the ahcY gene encoding adenosylhomocysteinase produces the protein MKGKDVECEVRDLGLAEEGERRIEWAAKFMPVLARIRERFEKEKPLQGVRMSCCLHVTVETANLVRTLKAGGAEVRLCASNPLSTQDDVAAALVKRDRVCVFAINGIDRKGYYRHIEKALAHQPLITTDDGADLVSTLHKKGGDVLRGVIGGTEETTTGVIRLRSMERDGVLAYPIIAVNDSLTKYLFDNRYGTGQSTLDGILRATNILFAGATVVVCGYGWCGRGFAMRARGMGAEVIVTEVNPVRALEARMDGHRVMRLRDAAPIGDVFVTLTGNINVIDKEHILRMKDGAIICNSGHFDVEINKRALEAIAKRHRQLRKNCVEYQLINGRRVILLAEGRLVNLAAAEGHPAMVMDLSFANQALAAEFILENRGKLENRVYKLPDEIDQEIARLKLTTMGIRIDRLTKEQKRYISSWQEGT